One Penicillium oxalicum strain HP7-1 chromosome III, whole genome shotgun sequence genomic region harbors:
- a CDS encoding Vegetative incompatibility protein HET-E-1, producing MRRHQWDNNGGNVQFEGTATHSTFIQNIGDQDRQSRDRCREYFAVTDPRDVKTNIHQTRGAPLKESYEWILHHHQFQCWRDGNNSNDSQVLWIKGDPGKGKTMLLCGIIDELNPTIEIADSQAKTFLSFFFCQATVPKLSNAHAVLRGLIYMLVDTQPSFLSLIQKRFNQNGEPQFGGAEAWAALCNMFLCILRACTTDKIYIIVDALDECVQDQDKLLQLILQETRGLPHVKWIISSRNHVNQRIRLDDSQSILSLELQENAEAVSLAIGAYISNRLAELESLEEDDTLLEYVQQTLEEKAEGTFLWVALVVQELRGVDSWDVKQVVDEVPTGLDDMYARMIDQIEQEAPRTRKFCHLVLSAATLAYRPLQLLELGAVSGLPDEIAGKAKSLVTMIKRTGSFLTVRDESIYFVHQSAKDYLIGKGAQSIFSAGPTVAHRRMFTQSLQVVKKALRRDMYSLGALGTPIKQAQPPNPDPLAVARYSCVYWVDHLRESGSYEDLKEGGTVDTFLRTQCLYWLEALSLLRSISDGIMSIQRLKDLVLERPTAAKLSILVQDTYRFILYHRMAIENSPLQAYGCGLVFSPSRSLIKKLFWHERPKDVTMMPIMGTDWDAHTGACLQTLEGHDFLDDQDLGCAHRGLPADAEGPWQLVSSVVFSSDSSRVASGSYDKTIKTWDAHTGACLQTLEGHGSRVTSVVFSPDSSRVASGSADRAIKIWDAHTGDCLQTLEGHNHDVSSVVFSPDSNRVASGSYDKTIKIWDAHTGACLQTLKGHDRIVTSVVFSPNSSRLASGSDDKTIKIWDAHTGACLQTLEGHNDDVNSVVFSPKSSRLASGSDDKTIKIWDAHTGACLQTLAGHNDDVKSVVFSSDSSLIASGSRDKMIKIWDAHTGACLQTLEGHGSRVTLVVFSPDSSRVASGSADRAIKIWDAHTGDCLQTLEGHNDDVSSVVFSYDSSRVASGSADRAIKIWDAHTGDCLQTLEGHNHDVNSVVFSPDSSRVASGSLDKMIKIWDAHTGACLQTLNVGNYVNILSFDTTNSSLHTSVGIFPLRGSATPNPRPPTKVSALDLQSPSANQLPQPPEYQGYGISFDRLWITRRSQNWLWLPPTYRPTSSAVGKSGIAVVLGCPSGRVLIFGFATGVPTERFTAMVNSQLRPEVKDNRTQALSCHAQWFLWTAVVVT from the exons ATGAGGAGGCACCAGTGGGACAACAATGGGGGAAATGTCCAATTCGAAGGCACTGCGACACATTC CACCTTCATTCAAAACATCGGAG accaagaccgacAAAGCAGGGATCGCTGCCGCGAATACTTCGCAGTGACGGATCCGCGCGACGTCAAGACAAACATCCACCAGACAAGAGGGGCGCCCCTCAAAGAGTCCTATGAATggatcctccaccaccaccagttCCAGTGTTGGCGCGACGGTAACAACAGTAACGACAGTCAGGTCCTTTGGATCAAGGGGGATCCTGGTAAAGGCAAGACAATGCTACTCTGTGGCATCATCGACGAGCTTAACCCGACCATAGAAATAGCAGATTCCCAAGCCAAGACAttcctgtctttctttttctgtcaaGCCACTGTTCCTAAGCTGAGTAACGCTCATGCTGTCTTACGTGGGTTGATCTATATGCTTGTGGACACACAACcatcatttctctctcttataCAGAAAAGGTTCAATCAAAATGGGGAGCCACAATTTGGGGGTGCGGAAGCATGGGCTGCATTGTGCAATATGTTCTTATGTATCTTGCGCGCCTGTACCACGGACAAGATCTACATTATAGTTGATGCTCTGGACGAATGCGTACAGGACCAAGATAAACTGTTACAGCTTATTCTCCAGGAGACAAGGGGATTACCGCACGTCAAATGGATCATATCCAGCCGGAACCACGTTAATCAGCGCATAAGGCTTGACGACTCGCAGTCAATACTGAGCCTGGAACTGCAGGAAAACGCCGAAGCTGTGTCTCTGGCCATCGGAGCTTACATCTCGAACCGGTTAGCGGAACTTGAGtctctggaggaggatgatacTTTGCTGGAATATGTTCAGCAGACCCTCGAGGAGAAAGCCGAAGGAACGTTTCTCTGGGTGGCGCTCGTCGTCCAGGAACTTCGGGGCGTTGATAGCTGGGACGTGAAGCAAGTGGTGGATGAAGTGCCGACAGGGTTGGATGATATGTATGCGCGAATGATAGACCAGATCGAACAGGAAGCGCCTCGAACCCGAAAGTTTTGCCACTTGGTCCTCTCAGCTGCTACCCTGGCCTATCGGCCGCTTCAGCTACTGGAGCTAGGGGCAGTGTCGGGACTCCCTGACGAGATCGCCGGAAAGGCGAAAAGTCTTGTGACGATGATCAAGAGGACCGGCTCGTTCCTCACGGTCCGCGACGAAAGCATCTACTTTGTGCATCAGTCTGCCAAGGACTATCTAATCGGAAAGGGCGCGCAGAGTATCTTCTCGGCTGGCCCTACGGTTGCCCATCGCCGAATGTTCACGCAGTCCCTCCAGGTCGTGAAGAAGGCGTTACGGCGGGATATGTATAGCCTAGGAGCCCTGGGTACTCCTATCAAGCAAGCCCAGCCACCTAATCCGGATCCGCTTGCAGTCGCACGATACTCGTGTGTCTACTGGGTCGACCATCTACGAGAAAGCGGATCATACGAAGATCTCAAGGAGGGTGGTACTGTCGACACGTTTCTTCGAACGCAGTGTCTCTACTGGCTCGAGGCACTGAGCCTCCTGCGAAGCATATCGGATGGAATTATGTCGATACAGAGACTGAAGGATCTCGTATTG GAACGACCGACAGCAGCCAAACTgagcatcctcgtccaagatACATATCGATTCATTCTGTACCACCGAATGGCGATCGAGAACAGCCCCCTACAGGCGTACGGTTGTGGGCTTGTATTTAGTCCATCGCGGAGTTTGATTAAGAAGTTGTTCTGGCACGAGCGGCCCAAAGATGTCACGATGATGCCGATAATGGGAACTGactgggatgcgcacaccggggcctgcttgcagacgctggagggccatgACTTCTTG gacgatcaagatctgggatgcgcacaccggggcctgcctgcagacgctgaaGGGCCATGGCAGCTGGTCagctcagtggtgttctcctCGGACAGCAGTCGCGTCGCGTCCGGATCTTATgacaagacgatcaagacctgggatgcgcacaccggggcctgcctgCAGACACTGGAGGGCCATGGTAGCAGGGTCAcctcagtggtgttctcccccgacagcagccgcgtcgcgtccgggtcggcCGACAgggcgatcaagatctgggatgcgcacactggggactgcctgcagacgctggagggccataATCATGATGTCagctcagtggtgttctcccccgacAGCAACcgcgtcgcgtccgggtcttacgacaagacgatcaagatctgggatgcgcacaccggggcctgcTTGCAGACGCTGAAGGGCCATGATCGGATAGTCAcctcagtggtgttctcgcCCAACAGCAGTCGGctcgcgtccgggtcggacgacaagacgatcaagatctgggatgcgcacaccggggcctgcctgcagacgctggagggccataATGACGATgtcaactcagtggtgttctcgcCCAAGAGCAGCCGGctcgcgtccgggtcggacgacaagacgatcaagatctgggatgcgcacaccggggcctgcctgcagacgctggcGGGCCATAATGACGATGTCAAatcagtggtgttctcctCGGACAGCAGCCTCATCGCGTCCGGGTCTAGggacaagatgatcaagatctgggatgcgcacaccggggcctgcttgcagacgctggagggccatgGTAGCAGGGTCACCTtagtggtgttctcccccgacagcagccgcgtcgcgtccgggtcggcCGACAgggcgatcaagatctgggatgcgcacactggggactgcctgcagacgctggagggccataATGACGATGTCagctcagtggtgttctcctACGACAGCAGCcgcgtcgcgtccgggtcggcCGACAgggcgatcaagatctgggatgcgcacactggggactgcctgcagacgctggagggccataATCATGATgtcaactcagtggtgttctcccccgacAGCAGTcgcgtcgcgtccgggtctttggacaagatgatcaagatctgggatgcgcacaccggggcctgcctgCAAACCCTAAATGTTGGCAATTATGTGAATATTCTTTCCTTCGACACCACCAACTCCTCTCTTCACACTAGCGTTGggatttttccccttcgtgGCTCAGCAACACCTAATCCTAGGCCTCCGACTAAAGTGTCCGCGTTAGACCTCCAATCACCTAGTGCAAATCAACTGCCGCAACCCCCCGAATATCAAGGCTACGGTATCAGTTTCGATAGACTCTGGATCACGCGGCGTTCACAGAACTGGCTCTGGCTGCCTCCCACCTATCGCCCGACCAGTTCGGCTGTAGGAAAGTCCGGAATAGCGGTGGTGCTTGGCTGCCCGTCTGGACGTGTTTTGATCTTCGGATTCGCGACTGGGGTGCCGACTGAGCGATTCACGGCTATGGTCAATAGCCAGTTAAGACCCGAAGTAAAGGACAATCGCACGCAAGCCTTGTCTTGCCACGCGCAGTGGTTTCTCTGGACGGCCGTGGTCGTCACCTGA
- a CDS encoding Vegetative incompatibility protein HET-E-1 gives MSIRRHQWDNNGGNVQFEGTATHSTFIQNIGDQDRQSRDRCREYFAVTDPRDVKTNIHQTRGAPLKESYEWILHHHQFQCWRDGNNSNDSQVLWIKGDPGKGKTMLLCGIIDELNPTIEIADSQAKTFLSFFFCQATVPKLSNAHAVLRGLIYMLVDTQPSFLSLIQKRFNQNGEPQFGGAEAWAALCNMFLCILRACTTDKIYIIVDALDECVQDQDKLLQLILQETRGLPHVKWIISSRNHVNQRIRLDDSQSILSLELQENAEAVSLAIGAYISNRLAELESLEEDDTLLEYVQQTLEEKAEGTFLWVALVVQELRGVDSWDVKQVVDEVPTGLDDMYARMIDQIEQEAPRTRKFCHLVLSAATLAYRPLQLLELGAVSGLPDEIAGKAKSLVTMIKRTGSFLTVRDESIYFVHQSAKDYLIGKGAQSIFSAGPTVAHRRMFTQSLQVVKKALRRDMYSLGALGTPIKQAQPPNPDPLAVARYSCVYWVDHLRESGSYEDLKEGGTVDTFLRTQCLYWLEALSLLRSISDGIMSIQRLKDLVLERPTAAKLSILVQDTYRFILYHRMAIENSPLQAYGCGLVFSPSRSLIKKLFWHERPKDVTMMPPMGNDWDAHTGACLQTLEGHDSYVNSVVFSPDGSRVASGSSDNTIKIWDAHTGACLQTLEGHGDWVNSVVFSPDSSHVASGSEDETIKIWDAHTGACLQTLEGHGDWVNSVVFSPTAAASRPVVFSPDSSRVASGSLDKMIKIWDAHTGACLQTLNVGNYVNILSFDTTNSSLHTSVGIFPLRGSATPNPRPPTKVSALDLQSPSANQLPQPPEYQGYGISFDRLWITRRSQNWLWLPPTYRPTSSAVGKSGIAVVLGCPSGRVLIFGFATGGAD, from the exons ATGTCGATAAGGAGGCACCAGTGGGACAACAATGGGGGAAATGTCCAATTCGAAGGCACTGCGACACATTC CACCTTCATTCAAAACATCGGAG accaagaccgacAAAGCAGGGATCGCTGCCGCGAATACTTCGCAGTGACGGATCCGCGCGACGTCAAGACAAACATCCACCAGACAAGAGGGGCGCCCCTCAAAGAGTCCTATGAATggatcctccaccaccaccagttCCAGTGTTGGCGCGACGGTAACAACAGTAACGACAGTCAGGTCCTTTGGATCAAGGGGGATCCTGGTAAAGGCAAGACAATGCTACTCTGTGGCATCATCGACGAGCTTAACCCGACCATAGAAATAGCAGATTCCCAAGCCAAGACAttcctgtctttctttttctgtcaaGCCACTGTTCCTAAGCTGAGTAACGCTCATGCTGTCTTACGTGGGTTGATCTATATGCTTGTGGACACACAACcatcatttctctctcttataCAGAAAAGGTTCAATCAAAATGGGGAGCCACAATTTGGGGGTGCGGAAGCATGGGCTGCATTGTGCAATATGTTCTTATGTATCTTGCGCGCCTGTACCACGGACAAGATCTACATTATAGTTGATGCTCTGGACGAATGCGTACAGGACCAAGATAAACTGTTACAGCTTATTCTCCAGGAGACAAGGGGATTACCGCACGTCAAATGGATCATATCCAGCCGGAACCACGTTAATCAGCGCATAAGGCTTGACGACTCGCAGTCAATACTGAGCCTGGAACTGCAGGAAAACGCCGAAGCTGTGTCTCTGGCCATCGGAGCTTACATCTCGAACCGGTTAGCGGAACTTGAGtctctggaggaggatgatacTTTGCTGGAATATGTTCAGCAGACCCTCGAGGAGAAAGCCGAAGGAACGTTTCTCTGGGTGGCGCTCGTCGTCCAGGAACTTCGGGGCGTTGATAGCTGGGACGTGAAGCAAGTGGTGGATGAAGTGCCGACAGGGTTGGATGATATGTATGCGCGAATGATAGACCAGATCGAACAGGAAGCGCCTCGAACCCGAAAGTTTTGCCACTTGGTCCTCTCAGCTGCTACCCTGGCCTATCGGCCGCTTCAGCTACTGGAGCTAGGGGCAGTGTCGGGACTCCCTGACGAGATCGCCGGAAAGGCGAAAAGTCTTGTGACGATGATCAAGAGGACCGGCTCGTTCCTCACGGTCCGCGACGAAAGCATCTACTTTGTGCATCAGTCTGCCAAGGACTATCTAATCGGAAAGGGCGCGCAGAGTATCTTCTCGGCTGGCCCTACGGTTGCCCATCGCCGAATGTTCACGCAGTCCCTCCAGGTCGTGAAGAAGGCGTTACGGCGGGATATGTATAGCCTAGGAGCCCTGGGTACTCCTATCAAGCAAGCCCAGCCACCTAATCCGGATCCGCTTGCAGTCGCACGATACTCGTGTGTCTACTGGGTCGACCATCTACGAGAAAGCGGATCATACGAAGATCTCAAGGAGGGTGGTACTGTCGACACGTTTCTTCGAACGCAGTGTCTCTACTGGCTCGAGGCACTGAGCCTCCTGCGAAGCATATCGGATGGAATTATGTCGATACAGAGACTGAAGGATCTCGTATTG GAACGACCGACAGCAGCCAAACTgagcatcctcgtccaagatACATATCGATTCATTCTGTACCACCGAATGGCGATCGAGAACAGCCCCCTACAGGCGTACGGTTGTGGGCTTGTATTTAGTCCATCGCGGAGTTTGATTAAGAAGTTGTTCTGGCACGAGCGGCCCAAAGATGTCACGATGATGCCGCCAATGGGAAATGactgggatgcgcacaccggggcatgcctgcagacgctggagggccatgATAGCTATgtcaactcagtggtgttctcccccgacggcagccgcgtcgcgtccgggtctTCGGATAacacgatcaagatctgggatgcgcacaccggggcctgcctgcagacgctagagggccatggcgactgggtcaactcagtggtgttctcccccgATAGCAGCCacgtcgcgtccgggtcggaggacgagacgatcaagatctgggatgcgcacaccggggcctgcctgcagacgctggagggccatggcgactgggtcaactcagtggtgttctccccaACGGCAGCcgcgtcgcgtccgg tggtgttctcccccgacAGCAGTcgcgtcgcgtccgggtctttggacaagatgatcaagatctgggatgcgcacaccggggcctgcctgCAAACCCTAAATGTTGGCAATTATGTGAATATTCTTTCCTTCGACACCACCAACTCCTCTCTTCACACTAGCGTTGggatttttccccttcgtgGCTCAGCAACACCTAATCCTAGGCCTCCGACTAAAGTGTCCGCGTTAGACCTCCAATCACCTAGTGCAAATCAACTGCCGCAACCCCCCGAATATCAAGGCTACGGTATCAGTTTCGATAGACTCTGGATCACGCGGCGTTCACAGAACTGGCTCTGGCTGCCTCCCACCTATCGCCCGACCAGTTCGGCTGTAGGAAAGTCCGGAATAGCGGTGGTGCTTGGCTGCCCGTCTGGACGTGTTTTGATCTTCGGATTCGCGACTGGGGGTGCCGACTGA
- a CDS encoding Allergen produces the protein MTLLCSWVLIIALVCSYGVTYAEFRDFTSPARSSGKVSVILSRLSSTSQFGGTTNSSGYGVKYIGNVGDPYGSNIIEVSESTANQYKYVLRFEGPVGGERWTVVIWNKIGPDGLLSGWYGQACRKFILKSGQFRYIAIDENSQGGWAAAPEILYRSTLTVVTLLHGATIAAQNAGLPVQGMKICDILTGICSFVTKDATLIHNAYISSLAEVGGIGGNLYPGPVRLAVTIGYDTAA, from the exons ATGACTTTACTTTGTTCCTGGGTTTTGATCATTGCTCTTGTCTGTTCGTATGGGGTCACGTACGCAGAGTTTCGTGATTTTACTTCACCCGCGAGGTCCTCCGGGAAGGTCTCTGTCATCCTGAGTCGACTTTCCTCAACGTCTCAATTCGGCGGTACGACAAACTCAAGTGGCTATGGTGTGAAATACATTGGCAACGTCGGCGATCCCTATGGAAGCAACATCATTGAAGTATCTGAGAGCACGGCCAATCAGTATAAATATGTTTTACGATTCGAAGGTCCagtgggaggagaaaggtGGACTGTGGTGATTTGGAATAAAATAGGGCCGGATGGTTTGCTAAGCGGTTGGTATGGCCAGGCCTGCAGAAAATTCATCTTGAAGTCCGGTCAATTTCGGTACATCGCAATCGATGAGAACTCTCAAGGAGGGTGGGCTGCTGCCCCGGAGATTCTATACCGGTCGACTCTCACGGTGGTTACGCTTCTACATGGGGCGA CCATAGCCGCACAAAATGCGGGCCTACCAGTCCAAGGCATGAAAATTTGCGATATTCTCACCGGTATCTGTTCTTTTGTCACGAAGGACGCTACCCTTATCCACAATGCCTACATAAGTTCCCTTGCCGAAGTTGGCGGTATCGGAGGTAATCTCTATCCTGGGCCAGTCAGACTCGCCGTGACGATTGGCTACGATACTGCAGCTTAG